In one window of Arachis ipaensis cultivar K30076 chromosome B06, Araip1.1, whole genome shotgun sequence DNA:
- the LOC107645936 gene encoding F-box/LRR-repeat protein 3 isoform X1, with protein MSESLLCVLTEDLLVRVLHHLHSDADRKSWRLVCKHLNRVESLTRTTIRILRIEFLLALLHKFRNIQELDLSLCPRIDDGAVKVMLSQGSPGWTRGLKRLVLSRATGLGHSGLEQLVRACPLLEAVDVSHCWGFGDREAAAISCGTRLREVNMDKCLGVTDIGLARIAVGCSRLERLSLKWCFEISDLGVDLLCKKCFYLKVLDVSYLKSRSSILATPESVEVTSKSLRSIASLLNLEVLVMVGCSLVDDVGLRYLENGCPLLKTIDVSRCNCISSSGLISLVSGHVDLVQIAAGYCLSELSGPLVHCLKNLEQLSVIRIDGVQVSDFFLQTIGKNCKFIVELGLSKCIGVTNMGILHLVSGCGSLKILDLTCCRSITDAAISTIADTCPDLVCLRLESCDMVTENCIYHLGSSCLLLEELDLTDCSGINDIALKYLSGCSELVRLKLGLCTNISNIGLSQIAYNCRKMAELDLYRCVYIGDDGLAALASGCKKLMKLNVSYCNRITDKGMEYLSHLGELSELEMRGLSNVTSIGIKAVALSCKRLADLDLKHCEKIDDSGFWALAFYSQNLRQKTCYAGNTWFLQPINLSNCNVSDVVLCLMMGNLKRLQDAKLVHLFKVTVKGMELALRACCGRIKKVKLHSSLRFLISSEILDTFQAQGCKVRWD; from the exons atgtctgaaTCCCTTCTCTGCGTCTTAACCGAGGACCTCCTCGTCCGAGTCCTTCACCACCTCCACTCTGACGCCGACCGAAAATCATGGCGACTCGTCTGCAAGCACCTGAACCGGGTCGAATCCCTCACCCGAACAACCATTCGGATCCTCCGGATCGAGTTCCTGCTCGCCCTGCTCCACAAATTCCGCAACATTCAGGAACTTGACCTCTCCCTCTGCCCGCGGATCGACGACGGAGCCGTCAAGGTTATGCTGAGTCAGGGATCGCCCGGTTGGACTCGGGGGCTTAAGAGGCTGGTGCTGAGTCGAGCCACCGGTTTGGGCCACTCGGGTCTGGAACAGCTGGTTCGTGCGTGTCCCTTGTTGGAGGCCGTTGACGTGTCGCATTGTTGGGGTTTCGGTGACAGAGAGGCTGCGGCCATTTCGTGCGGCACGAGGTTGAGGGAGGTGAACATGGACAAGTGCTTGGGTGTCACTGATATTGGGTTGGCCAGGATCGCTGTTGGTTGCAGCAGATTAGAGCGCCTTAGCTTGAAGTGGTGCTTTGAGATATCTGATCTTGGCGTTGACCTTCTTTGCAAGAAGTGCTTCTATTTGAAAGTTCTCGATGTCTCGTATCTCaag TCACGGAGTTCTATTCTTGCTACTCCTGAGAGTGTAGAG GTTACAAGCAAATCTTTGCGATCAATAGCTTCTCTATTAAATCTAGAGGTTCTTGTTATGGTGGGCTGCTCTTTAGTGGATGATGTTGGATTGCGGTATCTTGAAAATGGATGTCCACTTCTTAAG ACGATTGATGTCTCACGGTGCAACTGTATTAGCTCCTCTGGCTTAATATCTCTAGTTAGTGGACATGTGGATCTTGTACAGATAGCTGCAGGATACTGCCTCTCT GAACTTTCAGGACCTCTTGTtcattgcttgaagaatttagaGCAGCTGAGCGTAATTAGAATTGATGGTGTTCAAGTTTCTGACTTCTTCCTCCAGACCATAGGGAAAAACTGCAAGTTTATAGTGGAGCTTGGTTTAAGCAAATGTATTGGTGTAACCAACATGGGTATTTTGCACCTAGTATCCGGCTGTGGCAGTTTGAAGATACTTGATTTGACTTGTTGTCGCTCCATCACTGATGCAGCCATCTCTACAATAGCAGACACTTGTCCGGACCTTGTCTGTCTTAGGTTAGAGTCGTGTGACATGGTGACTGAGAATTGTATTTATCATCTTGGATCGAGTTGCTTGCTGCTTGAAGAACTTGATCTTACTGATTGCTCTGGCATCAATGACATTG CACTTAAGTACCTATCTGGGTGTTCAGAACTCGTAAGATTGAAGTTAGGATTGTGCACAAACATATCAAACATTGGATTGTCACAAATTGCTTATAATTGCCGAAAAATGGCTGAACTTGATCTCTATCG ATGTGTATATATTGGAGATGATGGGCTAGCAGCACTTGCAAGTGGATGTAAGAAGTTGATGAAGCTTAATGTGTCGTATTGCAATAGGATCACAGACAAAGGGATGGAGTATCTCAGCCATCTTGGTGAATTATCGGAACTGGAGATGCGTGGGCTTTCAAACGTCACAAGCATTGGTATAAAAGCTGTTGCACTGAGTTGCAAGAGACTGGCCGATTTAGATTTAAAACATTGTGAAAAAATAGATGATTCTGGTTTCTGGGCCCTTGCTTTTTACTCACAAAACCTGCGGCAG AAAACCTGCTATGCTGGTAACACGTGGTTTCTACAGCCG ATAAACTTGAGCAACTGCAATGTGTCAGATGTGGTGTTGTGCCTCATGATGGGAAACTTGAAACGCCTTCAGGATGCAAAACTGGTGCATCTTTTTAAAGTCACTGTAAAAGGGATGGAACTTGCCCTAAGAGCTTGCTGCGGCCGCATCAAGAAGGTTAAACTACATAGTTCTCTGCGGTTCTTGATTTCGTCGGAAATACTTGATACGTTCCAAGCACAAGGGTGCAAGGTCAGATGGGATTAG
- the LOC107645936 gene encoding F-box/LRR-repeat protein 3 isoform X5, translated as MSRISSTMCRLVNERDREIEKQRWMMVTGVILLLKLGAHHRQGAITYFGNHLILYSLSFVLMVTSKSLRSIASLLNLEVLVMVGCSLVDDVGLRYLENGCPLLKTIDVSRCNCISSSGLISLVSGHVDLVQIAAGYCLSELSGPLVHCLKNLEQLSVIRIDGVQVSDFFLQTIGKNCKFIVELGLSKCIGVTNMGILHLVSGCGSLKILDLTCCRSITDAAISTIADTCPDLVCLRLESCDMVTENCIYHLGSSCLLLEELDLTDCSGINDIALKYLSGCSELVRLKLGLCTNISNIGLSQIAYNCRKMAELDLYRCVYIGDDGLAALASGCKKLMKLNVSYCNRITDKGMEYLSHLGELSELEMRGLSNVTSIGIKAVALSCKRLADLDLKHCEKIDDSGFWALAFYSQNLRQKTCYAGNTWFLQPINLSNCNVSDVVLCLMMGNLKRLQDAKLVHLFKVTVKGMELALRACCGRIKKVKLHSSLRFLISSEILDTFQAQGCKVRWD; from the exons ATGTCTCGTATCTCaag CACCATGTGCAGATTGGTGAATGAAAGGGACAGAGAGATTGAGAAACAAAGATGGATGATGGTGACGGGAGTTATATTGTTGTTAAAACTGGGTGCTCATCACCGACAGGGGGCAATCACTTATTTTGGAAACCATTTAATCCTTTATTCCTTATCATTCGTATTAATG GTTACAAGCAAATCTTTGCGATCAATAGCTTCTCTATTAAATCTAGAGGTTCTTGTTATGGTGGGCTGCTCTTTAGTGGATGATGTTGGATTGCGGTATCTTGAAAATGGATGTCCACTTCTTAAG ACGATTGATGTCTCACGGTGCAACTGTATTAGCTCCTCTGGCTTAATATCTCTAGTTAGTGGACATGTGGATCTTGTACAGATAGCTGCAGGATACTGCCTCTCT GAACTTTCAGGACCTCTTGTtcattgcttgaagaatttagaGCAGCTGAGCGTAATTAGAATTGATGGTGTTCAAGTTTCTGACTTCTTCCTCCAGACCATAGGGAAAAACTGCAAGTTTATAGTGGAGCTTGGTTTAAGCAAATGTATTGGTGTAACCAACATGGGTATTTTGCACCTAGTATCCGGCTGTGGCAGTTTGAAGATACTTGATTTGACTTGTTGTCGCTCCATCACTGATGCAGCCATCTCTACAATAGCAGACACTTGTCCGGACCTTGTCTGTCTTAGGTTAGAGTCGTGTGACATGGTGACTGAGAATTGTATTTATCATCTTGGATCGAGTTGCTTGCTGCTTGAAGAACTTGATCTTACTGATTGCTCTGGCATCAATGACATTG CACTTAAGTACCTATCTGGGTGTTCAGAACTCGTAAGATTGAAGTTAGGATTGTGCACAAACATATCAAACATTGGATTGTCACAAATTGCTTATAATTGCCGAAAAATGGCTGAACTTGATCTCTATCG ATGTGTATATATTGGAGATGATGGGCTAGCAGCACTTGCAAGTGGATGTAAGAAGTTGATGAAGCTTAATGTGTCGTATTGCAATAGGATCACAGACAAAGGGATGGAGTATCTCAGCCATCTTGGTGAATTATCGGAACTGGAGATGCGTGGGCTTTCAAACGTCACAAGCATTGGTATAAAAGCTGTTGCACTGAGTTGCAAGAGACTGGCCGATTTAGATTTAAAACATTGTGAAAAAATAGATGATTCTGGTTTCTGGGCCCTTGCTTTTTACTCACAAAACCTGCGGCAG AAAACCTGCTATGCTGGTAACACGTGGTTTCTACAGCCG ATAAACTTGAGCAACTGCAATGTGTCAGATGTGGTGTTGTGCCTCATGATGGGAAACTTGAAACGCCTTCAGGATGCAAAACTGGTGCATCTTTTTAAAGTCACTGTAAAAGGGATGGAACTTGCCCTAAGAGCTTGCTGCGGCCGCATCAAGAAGGTTAAACTACATAGTTCTCTGCGGTTCTTGATTTCGTCGGAAATACTTGATACGTTCCAAGCACAAGGGTGCAAGGTCAGATGGGATTAG
- the LOC107645936 gene encoding F-box/LRR-repeat protein 3 isoform X2 has translation MSESLLCVLTEDLLVRVLHHLHSDADRKSWRLVCKHLNRVESLTRTTIRILRIEFLLALLHKFRNIQELDLSLCPRIDDGAVKVMLSQGSPGWTRGLKRLVLSRATGLGHSGLEQLVRACPLLEAVDVSHCWGFGDREAAAISCGTRLREVNMDKCLGVTDIGLARIAVGCSRLERLSLKWCFEISDLGVDLLCKKCFYLKVLDVSYLKVTSKSLRSIASLLNLEVLVMVGCSLVDDVGLRYLENGCPLLKTIDVSRCNCISSSGLISLVSGHVDLVQIAAGYCLSELSGPLVHCLKNLEQLSVIRIDGVQVSDFFLQTIGKNCKFIVELGLSKCIGVTNMGILHLVSGCGSLKILDLTCCRSITDAAISTIADTCPDLVCLRLESCDMVTENCIYHLGSSCLLLEELDLTDCSGINDIALKYLSGCSELVRLKLGLCTNISNIGLSQIAYNCRKMAELDLYRCVYIGDDGLAALASGCKKLMKLNVSYCNRITDKGMEYLSHLGELSELEMRGLSNVTSIGIKAVALSCKRLADLDLKHCEKIDDSGFWALAFYSQNLRQKTCYAGNTWFLQPINLSNCNVSDVVLCLMMGNLKRLQDAKLVHLFKVTVKGMELALRACCGRIKKVKLHSSLRFLISSEILDTFQAQGCKVRWD, from the exons atgtctgaaTCCCTTCTCTGCGTCTTAACCGAGGACCTCCTCGTCCGAGTCCTTCACCACCTCCACTCTGACGCCGACCGAAAATCATGGCGACTCGTCTGCAAGCACCTGAACCGGGTCGAATCCCTCACCCGAACAACCATTCGGATCCTCCGGATCGAGTTCCTGCTCGCCCTGCTCCACAAATTCCGCAACATTCAGGAACTTGACCTCTCCCTCTGCCCGCGGATCGACGACGGAGCCGTCAAGGTTATGCTGAGTCAGGGATCGCCCGGTTGGACTCGGGGGCTTAAGAGGCTGGTGCTGAGTCGAGCCACCGGTTTGGGCCACTCGGGTCTGGAACAGCTGGTTCGTGCGTGTCCCTTGTTGGAGGCCGTTGACGTGTCGCATTGTTGGGGTTTCGGTGACAGAGAGGCTGCGGCCATTTCGTGCGGCACGAGGTTGAGGGAGGTGAACATGGACAAGTGCTTGGGTGTCACTGATATTGGGTTGGCCAGGATCGCTGTTGGTTGCAGCAGATTAGAGCGCCTTAGCTTGAAGTGGTGCTTTGAGATATCTGATCTTGGCGTTGACCTTCTTTGCAAGAAGTGCTTCTATTTGAAAGTTCTCGATGTCTCGTATCTCaag GTTACAAGCAAATCTTTGCGATCAATAGCTTCTCTATTAAATCTAGAGGTTCTTGTTATGGTGGGCTGCTCTTTAGTGGATGATGTTGGATTGCGGTATCTTGAAAATGGATGTCCACTTCTTAAG ACGATTGATGTCTCACGGTGCAACTGTATTAGCTCCTCTGGCTTAATATCTCTAGTTAGTGGACATGTGGATCTTGTACAGATAGCTGCAGGATACTGCCTCTCT GAACTTTCAGGACCTCTTGTtcattgcttgaagaatttagaGCAGCTGAGCGTAATTAGAATTGATGGTGTTCAAGTTTCTGACTTCTTCCTCCAGACCATAGGGAAAAACTGCAAGTTTATAGTGGAGCTTGGTTTAAGCAAATGTATTGGTGTAACCAACATGGGTATTTTGCACCTAGTATCCGGCTGTGGCAGTTTGAAGATACTTGATTTGACTTGTTGTCGCTCCATCACTGATGCAGCCATCTCTACAATAGCAGACACTTGTCCGGACCTTGTCTGTCTTAGGTTAGAGTCGTGTGACATGGTGACTGAGAATTGTATTTATCATCTTGGATCGAGTTGCTTGCTGCTTGAAGAACTTGATCTTACTGATTGCTCTGGCATCAATGACATTG CACTTAAGTACCTATCTGGGTGTTCAGAACTCGTAAGATTGAAGTTAGGATTGTGCACAAACATATCAAACATTGGATTGTCACAAATTGCTTATAATTGCCGAAAAATGGCTGAACTTGATCTCTATCG ATGTGTATATATTGGAGATGATGGGCTAGCAGCACTTGCAAGTGGATGTAAGAAGTTGATGAAGCTTAATGTGTCGTATTGCAATAGGATCACAGACAAAGGGATGGAGTATCTCAGCCATCTTGGTGAATTATCGGAACTGGAGATGCGTGGGCTTTCAAACGTCACAAGCATTGGTATAAAAGCTGTTGCACTGAGTTGCAAGAGACTGGCCGATTTAGATTTAAAACATTGTGAAAAAATAGATGATTCTGGTTTCTGGGCCCTTGCTTTTTACTCACAAAACCTGCGGCAG AAAACCTGCTATGCTGGTAACACGTGGTTTCTACAGCCG ATAAACTTGAGCAACTGCAATGTGTCAGATGTGGTGTTGTGCCTCATGATGGGAAACTTGAAACGCCTTCAGGATGCAAAACTGGTGCATCTTTTTAAAGTCACTGTAAAAGGGATGGAACTTGCCCTAAGAGCTTGCTGCGGCCGCATCAAGAAGGTTAAACTACATAGTTCTCTGCGGTTCTTGATTTCGTCGGAAATACTTGATACGTTCCAAGCACAAGGGTGCAAGGTCAGATGGGATTAG
- the LOC107645936 gene encoding F-box/LRR-repeat protein 3 isoform X6 yields MSRISRLVNERDREIEKQRWMMVTGVILLLKLGAHHRQGAITYFGNHLILYSLSFVLMVTSKSLRSIASLLNLEVLVMVGCSLVDDVGLRYLENGCPLLKTIDVSRCNCISSSGLISLVSGHVDLVQIAAGYCLSELSGPLVHCLKNLEQLSVIRIDGVQVSDFFLQTIGKNCKFIVELGLSKCIGVTNMGILHLVSGCGSLKILDLTCCRSITDAAISTIADTCPDLVCLRLESCDMVTENCIYHLGSSCLLLEELDLTDCSGINDIALKYLSGCSELVRLKLGLCTNISNIGLSQIAYNCRKMAELDLYRCVYIGDDGLAALASGCKKLMKLNVSYCNRITDKGMEYLSHLGELSELEMRGLSNVTSIGIKAVALSCKRLADLDLKHCEKIDDSGFWALAFYSQNLRQKTCYAGNTWFLQPINLSNCNVSDVVLCLMMGNLKRLQDAKLVHLFKVTVKGMELALRACCGRIKKVKLHSSLRFLISSEILDTFQAQGCKVRWD; encoded by the exons ATGTCTCGTATCTCaag ATTGGTGAATGAAAGGGACAGAGAGATTGAGAAACAAAGATGGATGATGGTGACGGGAGTTATATTGTTGTTAAAACTGGGTGCTCATCACCGACAGGGGGCAATCACTTATTTTGGAAACCATTTAATCCTTTATTCCTTATCATTCGTATTAATG GTTACAAGCAAATCTTTGCGATCAATAGCTTCTCTATTAAATCTAGAGGTTCTTGTTATGGTGGGCTGCTCTTTAGTGGATGATGTTGGATTGCGGTATCTTGAAAATGGATGTCCACTTCTTAAG ACGATTGATGTCTCACGGTGCAACTGTATTAGCTCCTCTGGCTTAATATCTCTAGTTAGTGGACATGTGGATCTTGTACAGATAGCTGCAGGATACTGCCTCTCT GAACTTTCAGGACCTCTTGTtcattgcttgaagaatttagaGCAGCTGAGCGTAATTAGAATTGATGGTGTTCAAGTTTCTGACTTCTTCCTCCAGACCATAGGGAAAAACTGCAAGTTTATAGTGGAGCTTGGTTTAAGCAAATGTATTGGTGTAACCAACATGGGTATTTTGCACCTAGTATCCGGCTGTGGCAGTTTGAAGATACTTGATTTGACTTGTTGTCGCTCCATCACTGATGCAGCCATCTCTACAATAGCAGACACTTGTCCGGACCTTGTCTGTCTTAGGTTAGAGTCGTGTGACATGGTGACTGAGAATTGTATTTATCATCTTGGATCGAGTTGCTTGCTGCTTGAAGAACTTGATCTTACTGATTGCTCTGGCATCAATGACATTG CACTTAAGTACCTATCTGGGTGTTCAGAACTCGTAAGATTGAAGTTAGGATTGTGCACAAACATATCAAACATTGGATTGTCACAAATTGCTTATAATTGCCGAAAAATGGCTGAACTTGATCTCTATCG ATGTGTATATATTGGAGATGATGGGCTAGCAGCACTTGCAAGTGGATGTAAGAAGTTGATGAAGCTTAATGTGTCGTATTGCAATAGGATCACAGACAAAGGGATGGAGTATCTCAGCCATCTTGGTGAATTATCGGAACTGGAGATGCGTGGGCTTTCAAACGTCACAAGCATTGGTATAAAAGCTGTTGCACTGAGTTGCAAGAGACTGGCCGATTTAGATTTAAAACATTGTGAAAAAATAGATGATTCTGGTTTCTGGGCCCTTGCTTTTTACTCACAAAACCTGCGGCAG AAAACCTGCTATGCTGGTAACACGTGGTTTCTACAGCCG ATAAACTTGAGCAACTGCAATGTGTCAGATGTGGTGTTGTGCCTCATGATGGGAAACTTGAAACGCCTTCAGGATGCAAAACTGGTGCATCTTTTTAAAGTCACTGTAAAAGGGATGGAACTTGCCCTAAGAGCTTGCTGCGGCCGCATCAAGAAGGTTAAACTACATAGTTCTCTGCGGTTCTTGATTTCGTCGGAAATACTTGATACGTTCCAAGCACAAGGGTGCAAGGTCAGATGGGATTAG
- the LOC107645936 gene encoding F-box/LRR-repeat protein 3 isoform X4, with amino-acid sequence MSESLLCVLTEDLLVRVLHHLHSDADRKSWRLVCKHLNRVESLTRTTIRILRIEFLLALLHKFRNIQELDLSLCPRIDDGAVKVMLSQGSPGWTRGLKRLVLSRATGLGHSGLEQLVRACPLLEAVDVSHCWGFGDREAAAISCGTRLREVNMDKCLGVTDIGLARIAVGCSRLERLSLKWCFEISDLGVDLLCKKCFYLKVLDVSYLKSRSSILATPESVEVTSKSLRSIASLLNLEVLVMVGCSLVDDVGLRYLENGCPLLKTIDVSRCNCISSSGLISLVSGHVDLVQIAAGYCLSELSGPLVHCLKNLEQLSVIRIDGVQVSDFFLQTIGKNCKFIVELGLSKCIGVTNMGILHLVSGCGSLKILDLTCCRSITDAAISTIADTCPDLVCLRLESCDMVTENCIYHLGSSCLLLEELDLTDCSGINDIALKYLSGCSELVRLKLGLCTNISNIGLSQIAYNCRKMAELDLYRCVYIGDDGLAALASGCKKLMKLNVSYCNRITDKGMEYLSHLGELSELEMRGLSNVTSIGIKAVALSCKRLADLDLKHCEKIDDSGFWALAFYSQNLRQVSGICITQLHYFCLLITKECSLQIENKLEQLQCVRCGVVPHDGKLETPSGCKTGASF; translated from the exons atgtctgaaTCCCTTCTCTGCGTCTTAACCGAGGACCTCCTCGTCCGAGTCCTTCACCACCTCCACTCTGACGCCGACCGAAAATCATGGCGACTCGTCTGCAAGCACCTGAACCGGGTCGAATCCCTCACCCGAACAACCATTCGGATCCTCCGGATCGAGTTCCTGCTCGCCCTGCTCCACAAATTCCGCAACATTCAGGAACTTGACCTCTCCCTCTGCCCGCGGATCGACGACGGAGCCGTCAAGGTTATGCTGAGTCAGGGATCGCCCGGTTGGACTCGGGGGCTTAAGAGGCTGGTGCTGAGTCGAGCCACCGGTTTGGGCCACTCGGGTCTGGAACAGCTGGTTCGTGCGTGTCCCTTGTTGGAGGCCGTTGACGTGTCGCATTGTTGGGGTTTCGGTGACAGAGAGGCTGCGGCCATTTCGTGCGGCACGAGGTTGAGGGAGGTGAACATGGACAAGTGCTTGGGTGTCACTGATATTGGGTTGGCCAGGATCGCTGTTGGTTGCAGCAGATTAGAGCGCCTTAGCTTGAAGTGGTGCTTTGAGATATCTGATCTTGGCGTTGACCTTCTTTGCAAGAAGTGCTTCTATTTGAAAGTTCTCGATGTCTCGTATCTCaag TCACGGAGTTCTATTCTTGCTACTCCTGAGAGTGTAGAG GTTACAAGCAAATCTTTGCGATCAATAGCTTCTCTATTAAATCTAGAGGTTCTTGTTATGGTGGGCTGCTCTTTAGTGGATGATGTTGGATTGCGGTATCTTGAAAATGGATGTCCACTTCTTAAG ACGATTGATGTCTCACGGTGCAACTGTATTAGCTCCTCTGGCTTAATATCTCTAGTTAGTGGACATGTGGATCTTGTACAGATAGCTGCAGGATACTGCCTCTCT GAACTTTCAGGACCTCTTGTtcattgcttgaagaatttagaGCAGCTGAGCGTAATTAGAATTGATGGTGTTCAAGTTTCTGACTTCTTCCTCCAGACCATAGGGAAAAACTGCAAGTTTATAGTGGAGCTTGGTTTAAGCAAATGTATTGGTGTAACCAACATGGGTATTTTGCACCTAGTATCCGGCTGTGGCAGTTTGAAGATACTTGATTTGACTTGTTGTCGCTCCATCACTGATGCAGCCATCTCTACAATAGCAGACACTTGTCCGGACCTTGTCTGTCTTAGGTTAGAGTCGTGTGACATGGTGACTGAGAATTGTATTTATCATCTTGGATCGAGTTGCTTGCTGCTTGAAGAACTTGATCTTACTGATTGCTCTGGCATCAATGACATTG CACTTAAGTACCTATCTGGGTGTTCAGAACTCGTAAGATTGAAGTTAGGATTGTGCACAAACATATCAAACATTGGATTGTCACAAATTGCTTATAATTGCCGAAAAATGGCTGAACTTGATCTCTATCG ATGTGTATATATTGGAGATGATGGGCTAGCAGCACTTGCAAGTGGATGTAAGAAGTTGATGAAGCTTAATGTGTCGTATTGCAATAGGATCACAGACAAAGGGATGGAGTATCTCAGCCATCTTGGTGAATTATCGGAACTGGAGATGCGTGGGCTTTCAAACGTCACAAGCATTGGTATAAAAGCTGTTGCACTGAGTTGCAAGAGACTGGCCGATTTAGATTTAAAACATTGTGAAAAAATAGATGATTCTGGTTTCTGGGCCCTTGCTTTTTACTCACAAAACCTGCGGCAGGTCAGTGGTATTTGCATTACTCAATTACATTATTTCTGCCTTCTTATAACAAAGGAATGCAGCCTCCAAATCGAAA ATAAACTTGAGCAACTGCAATGTGTCAGATGTGGTGTTGTGCCTCATGATGGGAAACTTGAAACGCCTTCAGGATGCAAAACTGGTGCATCTTTTTAA
- the LOC107645936 gene encoding F-box/LRR-repeat protein 3 isoform X3 has product MSESLLCVLTEDLLVRVLHHLHSDADRKSWRLVCKHLNRVESLTRTTIRILRIEFLLALLHKFRNIQELDLSLCPRIDDGAVKVMLSQGSPGWTRGLKRLVLSRATGLGHSGLEQLVRACPLLEAVDVSHCWGFGDREAAAISCGTRLREVNMDKCLGVTDIGLARIAVGCSRLERLSLKWCFEISDLGVDLLCKKCFYLKVLDVSYLKSRSSILATPESVEVTSKSLRSIASLLNLEVLVMVGCSLVDDVGLRYLENGCPLLKTIDVSRCNCISSSGLISLVSGHVDLVQIAAGYCLSELSGPLVHCLKNLEQLSVIRIDGVQVSDFFLQTIGKNCKFIVELGLSKCIGVTNMGILHLVSGCGSLKILDLTCCRSITDAAISTIADTCPDLVCLRLESCDMVTENCIYHLGSSCLLLEELDLTDCSGINDIALKYLSGCSELVRLKLGLCTNISNIGLSQIAYNCRKMAELDLYRCVYIGDDGLAALASGCKKLMKLNVSYCNRITDKGMEYLSHLGELSELEMRGLSNVTSIGIKAVALSCKRLADLDLKHCEKIDDSGFWALAFYSQNLRQINLSNCNVSDVVLCLMMGNLKRLQDAKLVHLFKVTVKGMELALRACCGRIKKVKLHSSLRFLISSEILDTFQAQGCKVRWD; this is encoded by the exons atgtctgaaTCCCTTCTCTGCGTCTTAACCGAGGACCTCCTCGTCCGAGTCCTTCACCACCTCCACTCTGACGCCGACCGAAAATCATGGCGACTCGTCTGCAAGCACCTGAACCGGGTCGAATCCCTCACCCGAACAACCATTCGGATCCTCCGGATCGAGTTCCTGCTCGCCCTGCTCCACAAATTCCGCAACATTCAGGAACTTGACCTCTCCCTCTGCCCGCGGATCGACGACGGAGCCGTCAAGGTTATGCTGAGTCAGGGATCGCCCGGTTGGACTCGGGGGCTTAAGAGGCTGGTGCTGAGTCGAGCCACCGGTTTGGGCCACTCGGGTCTGGAACAGCTGGTTCGTGCGTGTCCCTTGTTGGAGGCCGTTGACGTGTCGCATTGTTGGGGTTTCGGTGACAGAGAGGCTGCGGCCATTTCGTGCGGCACGAGGTTGAGGGAGGTGAACATGGACAAGTGCTTGGGTGTCACTGATATTGGGTTGGCCAGGATCGCTGTTGGTTGCAGCAGATTAGAGCGCCTTAGCTTGAAGTGGTGCTTTGAGATATCTGATCTTGGCGTTGACCTTCTTTGCAAGAAGTGCTTCTATTTGAAAGTTCTCGATGTCTCGTATCTCaag TCACGGAGTTCTATTCTTGCTACTCCTGAGAGTGTAGAG GTTACAAGCAAATCTTTGCGATCAATAGCTTCTCTATTAAATCTAGAGGTTCTTGTTATGGTGGGCTGCTCTTTAGTGGATGATGTTGGATTGCGGTATCTTGAAAATGGATGTCCACTTCTTAAG ACGATTGATGTCTCACGGTGCAACTGTATTAGCTCCTCTGGCTTAATATCTCTAGTTAGTGGACATGTGGATCTTGTACAGATAGCTGCAGGATACTGCCTCTCT GAACTTTCAGGACCTCTTGTtcattgcttgaagaatttagaGCAGCTGAGCGTAATTAGAATTGATGGTGTTCAAGTTTCTGACTTCTTCCTCCAGACCATAGGGAAAAACTGCAAGTTTATAGTGGAGCTTGGTTTAAGCAAATGTATTGGTGTAACCAACATGGGTATTTTGCACCTAGTATCCGGCTGTGGCAGTTTGAAGATACTTGATTTGACTTGTTGTCGCTCCATCACTGATGCAGCCATCTCTACAATAGCAGACACTTGTCCGGACCTTGTCTGTCTTAGGTTAGAGTCGTGTGACATGGTGACTGAGAATTGTATTTATCATCTTGGATCGAGTTGCTTGCTGCTTGAAGAACTTGATCTTACTGATTGCTCTGGCATCAATGACATTG CACTTAAGTACCTATCTGGGTGTTCAGAACTCGTAAGATTGAAGTTAGGATTGTGCACAAACATATCAAACATTGGATTGTCACAAATTGCTTATAATTGCCGAAAAATGGCTGAACTTGATCTCTATCG ATGTGTATATATTGGAGATGATGGGCTAGCAGCACTTGCAAGTGGATGTAAGAAGTTGATGAAGCTTAATGTGTCGTATTGCAATAGGATCACAGACAAAGGGATGGAGTATCTCAGCCATCTTGGTGAATTATCGGAACTGGAGATGCGTGGGCTTTCAAACGTCACAAGCATTGGTATAAAAGCTGTTGCACTGAGTTGCAAGAGACTGGCCGATTTAGATTTAAAACATTGTGAAAAAATAGATGATTCTGGTTTCTGGGCCCTTGCTTTTTACTCACAAAACCTGCGGCAG ATAAACTTGAGCAACTGCAATGTGTCAGATGTGGTGTTGTGCCTCATGATGGGAAACTTGAAACGCCTTCAGGATGCAAAACTGGTGCATCTTTTTAAAGTCACTGTAAAAGGGATGGAACTTGCCCTAAGAGCTTGCTGCGGCCGCATCAAGAAGGTTAAACTACATAGTTCTCTGCGGTTCTTGATTTCGTCGGAAATACTTGATACGTTCCAAGCACAAGGGTGCAAGGTCAGATGGGATTAG